One Synechococcus sp. MU1617 DNA window includes the following coding sequences:
- a CDS encoding phosphoribulokinase, which produces MSKRHPVVAVTGSSGAGTSTVKRAFEHIFAREGITPAVVEGDSYHRYERMPMKKAMADALAKGENFSHFGPEANLFDKLEELFRTYGETGAGQKRYYLHSVEEAAEHNARLGVNLEPGQFTPWEDIPSGTDVLFYEGLHGGVKGEGYDVSALADLLVGVVPITNLEWIQKIHRDNAERGYSAEAIVDTILRRMPDYINHICPQFSQTDINFQRVPTVDTSNPFICRNIPTPDESFVIIHFRKGAREKWGIDFGYLLNMIHDSFMSSPTSIVVNGGKMGFAMELILTPIIHRMIEEKNKVS; this is translated from the coding sequence ATGTCGAAGCGTCATCCGGTTGTCGCTGTTACCGGTTCTTCCGGAGCTGGAACCAGCACCGTCAAGCGCGCCTTCGAGCACATCTTTGCAAGGGAAGGCATTACCCCTGCAGTGGTGGAAGGCGATAGCTACCACCGCTACGAGCGGATGCCCATGAAAAAGGCCATGGCGGATGCCTTGGCCAAGGGTGAGAACTTCTCCCACTTCGGCCCTGAGGCCAACCTCTTCGACAAGCTCGAGGAACTGTTCCGCACCTACGGCGAAACCGGTGCTGGTCAGAAGCGCTACTACCTTCACAGCGTCGAAGAAGCTGCTGAACACAACGCCCGTCTTGGCGTCAACCTCGAGCCTGGTCAGTTCACGCCTTGGGAAGACATCCCCTCAGGCACTGACGTGTTGTTCTACGAAGGCCTTCACGGCGGTGTGAAGGGCGAGGGCTACGACGTGTCCGCCCTGGCCGACCTCTTGGTGGGTGTGGTGCCGATCACCAACCTCGAGTGGATTCAGAAGATCCACCGGGACAACGCTGAGCGTGGTTATTCCGCTGAGGCCATCGTTGACACGATCCTGCGCAGGATGCCCGATTACATCAATCACATCTGCCCTCAGTTCAGCCAGACCGACATCAATTTCCAGAGGGTCCCCACAGTTGACACCTCCAACCCCTTCATCTGCCGGAATATTCCGACCCCGGATGAAAGCTTCGTGATCATCCACTTCCGCAAAGGTGCTCGTGAGAAGTGGGGGATCGACTTCGGTTACTTGCTGAACATGATCCACGATTCCTTCATGTCGAGCCCCACCAGCATCGTGGTGAACGGCGGCAAGATGGGCTTCGCCATGGAGCTGATTCTCACCCCGATCATTCACCGCATGATCGAAGAGAAGAACAAGGTCAGCTGA
- the leuB gene encoding 3-isopropylmalate dehydrogenase, whose protein sequence is MAQHRVVLLPGDGIGPEITAVARQLLEVVSQRHGFSLSFEEQPIGGSAIDATGEPLPASTLEACKAADAVLLAAIGSPRFDSLPREKRPETGLLGLRAGMELFANLRPVKIVPALIDASSLKREVIAGVDLMVVRELTGGIYFGQPKGRIETEGEERGFNTMTYSASEVDRIAKVAFEIAQERRGRLCSVDKANVLDVSQLWRDRVDAMAPTYGGVEVSHMYVDNAAMQLVRDPRQFDVLLTGNLFGDILSDEAAMLTGSIGMLPSASLGSEGPGLFEPVHGSAPDIAGQDKANPMAMVLSAAMMLRIGLKESAAADDLEAAVDAVLAGGFRTGDLMAEGCTQLGCRAMGEQLLKAL, encoded by the coding sequence ATGGCTCAGCACCGCGTTGTTCTCCTTCCCGGTGATGGCATCGGCCCCGAGATCACCGCTGTCGCCCGCCAGCTGCTGGAGGTGGTGAGCCAGCGCCATGGCTTTTCGCTGAGCTTTGAGGAACAGCCCATCGGCGGCAGCGCTATCGATGCCACCGGTGAGCCGCTGCCTGCCAGCACCCTTGAGGCCTGCAAGGCTGCCGATGCGGTGTTGCTCGCCGCCATCGGCAGCCCCCGCTTCGACAGCCTTCCCCGCGAGAAACGTCCGGAGACCGGATTGCTTGGCCTGCGCGCCGGCATGGAGCTGTTCGCCAATCTGCGGCCGGTGAAGATTGTTCCGGCCCTCATCGATGCCAGCAGCCTCAAGCGTGAGGTGATCGCAGGTGTGGACCTGATGGTGGTGCGGGAACTCACGGGGGGGATTTATTTCGGTCAGCCCAAGGGACGCATCGAGACCGAGGGGGAGGAGCGCGGTTTCAACACCATGACCTACTCAGCCTCGGAGGTGGATCGGATTGCAAAGGTGGCCTTTGAGATCGCCCAGGAACGGCGGGGCCGGCTCTGCTCGGTGGACAAGGCGAATGTGCTCGATGTGAGCCAGCTCTGGCGGGACCGGGTTGATGCGATGGCGCCCACCTATGGCGGTGTGGAGGTGAGTCACATGTATGTGGACAACGCGGCGATGCAGCTGGTGCGTGATCCACGCCAGTTCGATGTGCTGCTCACCGGCAACCTCTTCGGAGACATCCTCAGCGACGAGGCGGCGATGCTCACCGGCTCCATCGGCATGCTGCCCTCGGCCTCCCTTGGCAGTGAGGGACCTGGTCTGTTTGAGCCTGTGCACGGTTCTGCCCCCGACATCGCCGGTCAGGACAAAGCCAATCCCATGGCCATGGTGCTGTCGGCCGCAATGATGCTGCGCATCGGTCTGAAAGAATCCGCGGCTGCCGATGATCTGGAAGCGGCCGTCGATGCTGTTTTGGCCGGTGGCTTCCGCACCGGTGATCTGATGGCAGAAGGCTGCACCCAGCTGGGTTGTCGCGCCATGGGTGAGCAATTGCTTAAAGCTCTTTAA
- a CDS encoding Gfo/Idh/MocA family protein: MSRQPLGVAVAGLGFGEKVHLPALAATPDLEAIALWHPRQERLDAVTAAHGLRGFSDWDDLLGDPAVDAVVIATPPAPRFDLARRALEAGKHLLLEKPIALHADQARELQRLALARGLSVAVDYEYRAVPLFMQAARLLQAGAVGTPWLVKLDWLMGSRADPQRGWNWYAQADQGGGVIGALGTHALDMLAWLIGPLGAIQARNSVSIKQRPHPDGGLAAVDAPDVSLLQTVAHWQGMQELPVPAQVSLSSVSRNGRGFCLDVVGSAGSLLLSSTNQKDYVHGFELQHAPIGEPFRAVEPDTDLAFPETWSDGRIAPVARVLGWWAESIRSGQPMLPGLAEGVASRVACDQAALGTLDFA, from the coding sequence ATGTCTCGACAACCCCTTGGTGTTGCCGTTGCCGGTCTCGGCTTCGGGGAGAAGGTGCACCTGCCGGCCCTTGCTGCCACGCCCGATCTTGAGGCGATTGCCCTTTGGCACCCCCGCCAGGAGCGCTTGGATGCCGTTACGGCTGCCCATGGTTTGAGGGGATTCAGCGACTGGGACGATCTGCTGGGCGATCCCGCGGTGGACGCGGTGGTCATCGCCACCCCCCCGGCACCTCGCTTTGACCTGGCCCGCCGGGCTCTGGAGGCGGGCAAGCACCTGCTGCTGGAGAAGCCCATTGCTTTGCATGCCGATCAGGCCCGGGAGCTGCAGCGGCTGGCCCTGGCACGGGGACTCTCGGTGGCTGTGGATTACGAATACAGGGCTGTTCCCCTGTTCATGCAAGCCGCACGCCTCCTGCAGGCTGGTGCTGTCGGAACGCCCTGGCTGGTGAAGCTCGACTGGCTGATGGGCAGCCGTGCCGATCCCCAGCGCGGCTGGAACTGGTATGCCCAGGCGGATCAGGGAGGCGGCGTGATCGGAGCCCTCGGAACCCATGCCCTGGACATGCTGGCCTGGCTGATCGGTCCCCTGGGGGCCATCCAGGCTCGAAACAGTGTTTCGATCAAGCAACGCCCCCACCCCGATGGTGGCCTGGCCGCCGTGGATGCCCCCGATGTGTCGCTGCTGCAGACCGTTGCCCATTGGCAGGGAATGCAAGAGCTGCCGGTGCCGGCTCAGGTCAGCCTCAGTTCCGTGTCGCGTAACGGTCGCGGTTTCTGTCTGGATGTGGTCGGTTCCGCGGGATCGCTGCTGCTCAGCAGCACCAACCAGAAGGACTACGTCCATGGCTTTGAGCTGCAGCACGCCCCGATCGGTGAGCCCTTCCGCGCGGTGGAGCCCGATACCGACCTCGCCTTCCCGGAAACCTGGTCGGATGGCCGCATCGCCCCTGTGGCCCGGGTGCTGGGCTGGTGGGCCGAGAGCATTCGCAGTGGGCAACCGATGCTGCCTGGACTGGCCGAGGGCGTGGCGAGTCGTGTGGCCTGCGATCAGGCTGCCCTCGGCACATTGGATTTTGCGTAA
- a CDS encoding LD-carboxypeptidase: MPTRRTLLLSGASTVVTALLSPRGMAAQRRLKPLKPGSRIRAVNPGTWMDPDTDLQALRERCDQQQWHLEIPAAVTRQWRYFSGTDQERVQELKSAWNDPTVDAVVTLGGGWGAARVLEAGFRFPPRPKWSLGFSDTSSLLLAQWAAGLPGAIHGSSGGTEAQWQRTVDLLCGRPVAPLLGESRRRGIARGPLVVTNLTVATHLIGTPWLPSLKGAILVLEDVGEAPYRVDRMLTQWRSAGLLQHLAGVACGRFSWAEDDILPGDFTMDEILEERLGDLGIPLVLNLPLGHGRPNQALPLGAQAQLDGNHGRLSLMA, encoded by the coding sequence ATGCCAACCCGACGGACGCTGCTGCTTTCAGGGGCATCCACCGTTGTCACGGCCCTGCTCTCCCCCAGGGGCATGGCTGCCCAGCGCAGGCTGAAACCCCTGAAACCTGGATCACGCATCCGCGCCGTGAACCCCGGCACCTGGATGGATCCGGACACAGATCTGCAGGCCTTGCGCGAACGCTGTGATCAACAGCAGTGGCATCTGGAGATTCCCGCAGCCGTCACCCGTCAATGGCGCTATTTCTCAGGAACCGACCAGGAACGGGTTCAGGAGCTGAAATCAGCCTGGAACGATCCAACGGTGGATGCCGTGGTGACCCTTGGCGGTGGCTGGGGGGCCGCCCGTGTGCTCGAAGCTGGGTTTCGCTTTCCTCCTCGTCCCAAATGGAGCCTGGGGTTCTCCGACACCAGCTCCCTGCTGCTGGCCCAGTGGGCCGCTGGGCTGCCGGGGGCCATCCATGGATCCAGCGGCGGCACTGAGGCGCAGTGGCAACGCACGGTTGATTTGCTCTGCGGACGTCCGGTGGCGCCCCTGCTGGGCGAATCACGACGCCGGGGGATCGCTCGCGGCCCTTTGGTGGTAACCAACCTCACCGTGGCGACCCACCTGATCGGAACGCCCTGGCTTCCCTCCCTGAAGGGGGCCATCCTCGTGCTGGAAGACGTGGGCGAAGCGCCCTACCGAGTCGATCGGATGCTGACCCAGTGGCGCAGCGCAGGCCTGTTGCAGCACTTGGCAGGGGTGGCCTGCGGTCGCTTCAGCTGGGCTGAAGACGACATCCTTCCGGGTGACTTCACGATGGACGAGATCCTTGAAGAACGACTTGGCGATCTCGGTATTCCACTGGTGCTGAATCTGCCACTGGGCCATGGACGGCCCAACCAGGCCTTGCCCCTGGGAGCGCAAGCGCAACTGGATGGCAACCACGGCCGTCTCAGCCTGATGGCCTGA
- the lpxD gene encoding UDP-3-O-(3-hydroxymyristoyl)glucosamine N-acyltransferase has translation MRFSTLIKVLQTGDAGLRWSQAGLDPWLEGAASLDQASTAQLSFLEKGNALTAVLGASGVGALLLPDQQDLIDLASQRGIAFAVFADPRLAFAEALDQLHPRRRPLAEIHPSAVIDERAVVGPGTAVGPRVCIGEGSRVGADCILHPGVVIYDDVVVGDGCELHANAVLHPGSRLGRGCVVNSNAVVGSEGFGFVPTAKGWRKMPQTGQVVLEDAVEVGCGTTIDRPSVGETRIGAGTKIDNLVQIGHGVTTGRGCAFASQVGIAGGARIGQGVILAGQVGVANRAVVGDGAIASSKSGIHGEVAPGEVVSGYPAIPNRLWLRCSAAFSKLPEMAKTLRELKRDTPQ, from the coding sequence ATGCGTTTCAGCACCCTGATCAAGGTTCTGCAGACCGGTGATGCAGGCCTGCGCTGGAGCCAGGCGGGCTTGGACCCATGGCTTGAGGGTGCTGCTTCGCTCGATCAGGCCTCAACCGCGCAGCTCAGCTTTTTGGAGAAGGGCAATGCCCTTACGGCGGTTTTGGGCGCCAGCGGCGTGGGTGCCTTGTTGCTGCCCGATCAACAGGATCTGATTGATCTGGCGTCGCAGCGTGGCATCGCCTTTGCGGTCTTCGCCGATCCGCGTCTGGCTTTTGCTGAAGCCCTCGATCAGTTGCATCCCCGCCGCCGGCCCTTGGCGGAGATTCACCCCTCGGCGGTGATCGATGAACGGGCTGTGGTGGGCCCTGGCACGGCGGTGGGCCCGCGGGTCTGCATCGGTGAGGGGAGTCGTGTGGGCGCTGACTGCATCCTTCATCCGGGTGTCGTGATCTACGACGACGTGGTGGTGGGTGATGGCTGCGAGCTGCACGCCAATGCCGTGCTGCACCCCGGCAGCCGTCTCGGGCGCGGCTGTGTGGTGAATTCCAACGCCGTGGTCGGCTCCGAGGGCTTCGGCTTTGTGCCGACGGCGAAAGGATGGCGAAAAATGCCGCAGACAGGCCAGGTGGTTCTTGAAGACGCTGTTGAGGTGGGTTGCGGCACCACCATCGATCGCCCCTCCGTGGGGGAGACCCGCATTGGTGCCGGCACCAAGATCGACAACCTTGTGCAGATCGGCCATGGCGTCACCACCGGGCGTGGCTGTGCCTTCGCGTCCCAGGTGGGCATCGCCGGGGGAGCCCGGATCGGCCAGGGGGTGATCCTGGCGGGCCAGGTGGGGGTCGCCAACCGCGCTGTGGTGGGTGACGGTGCTATCGCCAGCTCCAAGAGCGGCATTCACGGTGAGGTAGCCCCCGGAGAGGTGGTGAGTGGCTATCCCGCGATCCCGAATCGTCTCTGGTTGCGCTGTTCCGCCGCCTTCAGCAAGTTGCCGGAGATGGCCAAGACCCTGCGGGAGCTCAAGCGCGACACCCCTCAGTAA
- the purQ gene encoding phosphoribosylformylglycinamidine synthase subunit PurQ, which translates to MSIGVIVFPGSNCDRDVQWATEGCLGISTRRVWHEETDLSSFDAIVLPGGFSYGDYLRCGAIARFAPALQSLIDFAAKGGRVLGICNGFQVLTELGLLPGALTRNRDLHFICEDAPLKVVSQRTAWTQGYNEGALTLPIAHGEGRYQCSDDTLKQLQDEDAIALSYGKNPNGSVSDIAGITNASGSVLGLMPHPERACDPATGGTDGRRMLEALLG; encoded by the coding sequence ATGAGCATCGGGGTCATCGTTTTTCCCGGCTCGAACTGCGATCGGGATGTGCAATGGGCAACCGAGGGTTGCCTTGGGATAAGCACGCGCCGGGTCTGGCATGAGGAGACCGACCTCAGCAGCTTTGACGCCATCGTTCTGCCGGGCGGTTTCAGCTATGGCGACTACCTGCGTTGCGGTGCCATTGCCCGCTTCGCGCCAGCCCTGCAGTCCTTGATCGACTTTGCCGCCAAGGGCGGACGCGTGCTCGGCATCTGCAACGGATTTCAGGTGCTCACAGAACTGGGGCTCCTCCCCGGTGCACTCACCCGCAACCGGGATCTGCACTTCATCTGTGAGGACGCGCCCCTCAAGGTGGTGAGCCAACGCACGGCCTGGACGCAGGGGTACAACGAAGGGGCCCTGACCCTGCCGATCGCCCACGGTGAAGGCCGTTACCAATGCAGCGATGACACGCTGAAGCAGCTTCAGGATGAAGACGCCATTGCCCTCAGCTACGGCAAAAACCCGAATGGGTCGGTATCCGACATCGCAGGCATCACCAATGCCAGCGGAAGTGTTCTTGGCCTGATGCCCCACCCGGAGCGAGCCTGTGATCCAGCCACGGGAGGCACCGACGGCCGCCGGATGCTGGAAGCTCTGCTGGGCTGA
- a CDS encoding A24 family peptidase — protein sequence MEGLILVWTGLLGACVGSFTNVVAWRLPRQESVVFPGSHCPKCGHAIRWYDNLPLLGWLLLRGRCRDCDAAISWRYPAVEALSAGLWISALLVWPGAGGGLPDLWLPWAGLLLIALLLPLVLIDLDHLWLPEPLCRWGVVLGLLVSTAAGIPLLASHLIAAVLALLLLEGLSALAERLLGQPALGLGDAKLAALGGAWLGPGGIAAAMALAVVSGALVGSIARLSGRLGPREPFPFGPFIALGIWLVWLTGPQWWWSTWLMLLGA from the coding sequence ATGGAGGGGTTGATCCTGGTTTGGACCGGCCTGCTGGGCGCCTGCGTCGGCAGCTTCACGAACGTGGTGGCCTGGCGCTTGCCTCGCCAGGAATCGGTGGTCTTCCCCGGCAGCCACTGCCCCAAATGCGGACATGCCATCCGCTGGTATGACAATCTCCCGCTGCTCGGTTGGCTGTTGCTGAGGGGGCGCTGCCGCGACTGTGATGCAGCGATCAGCTGGCGTTACCCCGCAGTGGAAGCCCTAAGTGCCGGCCTCTGGATCTCGGCGCTGTTGGTCTGGCCTGGTGCTGGAGGGGGGCTGCCGGATCTCTGGCTCCCCTGGGCTGGTCTCCTCTTGATCGCGCTGCTGTTGCCGCTGGTGTTGATCGATCTGGATCACCTTTGGTTGCCGGAGCCCCTGTGCCGCTGGGGGGTGGTGCTGGGCTTGCTCGTCAGCACTGCTGCTGGGATCCCTCTCCTGGCGAGCCATTTGATCGCCGCGGTGCTGGCCTTGCTGCTGTTGGAAGGTCTCAGTGCCCTGGCCGAACGGTTGTTGGGACAGCCTGCGCTGGGCCTGGGCGATGCCAAGTTGGCGGCGTTGGGTGGGGCATGGCTGGGCCCCGGGGGCATTGCAGCGGCGATGGCCCTTGCGGTTGTGTCGGGAGCATTGGTCGGAAGCATCGCCCGCCTTAGTGGCCGGCTGGGCCCCAGGGAACCATTCCCCTTCGGGCCCTTCATCGCCCTGGGCATTTGGTTGGTCTGGTTGACCGGTCCGCAGTGGTGGTGGAGCACCTGGTTGATGTTGTTGGGCGCTTGA
- the accD gene encoding acetyl-CoA carboxylase, carboxyltransferase subunit beta has product MSLFDWFADRRKGQYVANVKQEPDEGDGLWSKCPECGQVVYLKDLKLNASVCANCGYHHRIDSAERIALIADPDSFQVLNADLAPVDPLGFKDRRAYADRLRESQASTGLRDGVVTGLCRVEGIPMGLAAMDFRFMGGSMGSVVGEKITRLIEESTARKLPLLIVCASGGARMQEGMLSLMQMAKISGALERHREAELLYMPLLTHPTTGGVTASFAMLGDLILAEPKALIGFAGRRVIEQTLREKLPDNFQTAEYLQEHGFVDTIVPRTQLRPALANLLRLHGCKPMELTSA; this is encoded by the coding sequence GTGTCTCTGTTCGATTGGTTTGCTGATCGCCGCAAGGGTCAGTACGTCGCCAACGTCAAGCAGGAACCGGATGAAGGCGATGGTCTTTGGAGCAAATGTCCGGAATGTGGTCAGGTCGTCTATCTCAAAGACCTGAAACTCAATGCCAGTGTTTGCGCCAACTGCGGCTATCACCACCGGATCGACAGTGCTGAACGCATCGCACTGATTGCGGATCCCGACAGCTTCCAGGTGCTGAATGCGGATCTGGCACCGGTGGATCCTCTCGGATTCAAAGACCGGCGCGCCTACGCCGACCGGCTGCGGGAGAGTCAGGCCTCAACGGGGCTGCGGGATGGTGTGGTCACTGGGCTTTGCCGGGTGGAAGGCATCCCCATGGGCCTGGCAGCAATGGACTTCCGCTTCATGGGGGGATCGATGGGCTCCGTGGTCGGGGAGAAAATCACCCGTCTGATCGAGGAGTCCACCGCCCGCAAGCTGCCGCTGCTGATTGTCTGTGCCTCCGGCGGTGCCCGGATGCAGGAGGGGATGCTCAGCCTGATGCAGATGGCGAAGATTTCTGGCGCGCTGGAACGCCACCGCGAAGCTGAGCTGCTTTACATGCCCTTGCTCACCCACCCCACAACGGGAGGTGTGACCGCCAGTTTCGCCATGCTGGGCGATCTGATCCTGGCGGAACCGAAAGCGTTGATTGGTTTCGCTGGGCGCCGGGTGATTGAGCAGACCTTGCGGGAAAAGCTGCCCGACAATTTCCAGACGGCTGAATATCTGCAGGAGCATGGGTTCGTGGACACGATCGTTCCCCGCACCCAGCTGCGACCCGCCCTGGCCAATCTTCTGCGCCTGCACGGCTGCAAACCGATGGAGCTCACCAGCGCATGA
- the fba gene encoding class II fructose-bisphosphate aldolase (catalyzes the reversible aldol condensation of dihydroxyacetonephosphate and glyceraldehyde 3-phosphate in the Calvin cycle, glycolysis, and/or gluconeogenesis) has protein sequence MALVPLRLLLDHAAENGYGIPAFNVNNLEQVQAIMEAADETDSPVILQASRGARSYAGEIFLRHLILAATETYPHIPVVMHQDHGNAPDTCYSAAINGFTSVMMDGSLEADAKTPASYDYNVNVTKQVVDFAHSVGVSVEGELGCLGSLETGKGEAEDGHGFEGELSKDMLLTDPAEAADFVAKTKCDALAIAIGTSHGAYKFTRKPTGEVLAISRIAEIHKAIPNTHLVMHGSSSVPQEWLEMINKHGGAIPETYGVPVEEIQEGIRNGVRKVNIDTDNRLAFTAAVREAAMADPSNFDPRHFNKPARKYMKQVCLDRYQQFWAAGNASKIQQQSITYYAGLYSKGALDPKAAVAA, from the coding sequence ATGGCGCTCGTTCCGCTTCGGCTCCTGCTCGACCACGCCGCTGAGAACGGCTACGGCATTCCTGCGTTCAACGTGAACAATCTGGAGCAGGTCCAGGCCATCATGGAAGCGGCTGACGAGACCGACAGCCCTGTGATCCTCCAGGCCTCCCGCGGTGCCCGCAGCTACGCCGGCGAGATCTTCCTGCGTCACCTGATCCTGGCCGCCACCGAGACCTATCCCCACATCCCCGTGGTGATGCACCAGGACCATGGCAACGCCCCTGACACCTGCTACTCCGCTGCCATCAACGGTTTCACCTCCGTGATGATGGACGGTTCCCTGGAAGCCGACGCCAAGACTCCCGCCAGCTACGACTACAACGTCAACGTCACCAAGCAGGTGGTGGACTTCGCCCACTCCGTGGGTGTGAGCGTTGAGGGTGAGCTGGGTTGCCTGGGCTCCCTGGAAACCGGCAAGGGTGAAGCCGAAGACGGCCACGGCTTTGAGGGCGAGCTGTCCAAGGACATGCTGCTCACCGATCCCGCTGAGGCTGCCGACTTCGTTGCCAAGACCAAGTGCGACGCCCTGGCCATCGCCATCGGCACCAGCCACGGCGCTTACAAGTTCACCCGCAAGCCCACAGGTGAAGTGCTGGCCATCAGCCGCATCGCTGAGATCCACAAAGCCATCCCCAACACCCACCTGGTGATGCATGGCTCCTCCTCCGTTCCCCAGGAATGGCTGGAGATGATCAACAAGCACGGTGGTGCCATCCCCGAGACCTACGGCGTTCCCGTCGAAGAAATCCAGGAAGGCATCCGCAATGGTGTGCGCAAGGTGAACATCGACACCGATAACCGTCTGGCCTTTACCGCTGCTGTGCGCGAAGCCGCCATGGCCGATCCTTCTAACTTCGACCCCCGCCACTTCAACAAGCCGGCTCGGAAGTACATGAAGCAGGTCTGCCTGGATCGTTACCAGCAGTTCTGGGCTGCCGGCAACGCCAGCAAGATCCAGCAGCAGAGCATCACCTACTACGCCGGCCTCTACTCCAAGGGCGCTCTCGATCCCAAGGCTGCCGTCGCTGCCTGA